In Streptomyces sp. 1331.2, one genomic interval encodes:
- a CDS encoding helix-turn-helix domain-containing protein translates to MVENGQRDVVDIAYDNPDRRHTGIEVLSFDALKARLKSSVARRPSRLDFHQLVLVRDGEGTVMVDFVRYPCARGTLLHLRPGQVQRLPSDASGRPADLDASLLLFTPDFPPPLPAAHRVLDGFGPVAWQLPPTDFGAFDRATAELEAEYAALQAAQATEAATDLTGVLLRQLLGAFLIRIARIPGPDPAAGPAAGPDVHLAFRRELERSFAATRSVEDYAARLGYSPRTLTRVCLAATGRTAKQLADARVALQAQRLLAHTDLPVAAIGRTLGFSEPTNFGKFFLRETGLTPGDFRRAQR, encoded by the coding sequence ATGGTCGAAAATGGACAGCGCGACGTCGTCGACATCGCCTACGACAACCCGGACCGACGGCACACCGGCATCGAGGTCCTGAGCTTCGATGCGCTGAAGGCGCGTCTGAAAAGCTCGGTGGCCCGGCGGCCCAGCCGTCTCGACTTCCACCAGCTCGTGCTCGTGCGCGACGGCGAGGGCACGGTGATGGTCGATTTCGTCCGGTACCCGTGCGCCCGCGGCACGCTGCTGCACCTGCGCCCGGGCCAGGTGCAGCGCCTGCCGTCCGACGCGAGCGGCCGACCGGCGGACCTCGACGCCTCGCTGCTCCTGTTCACACCGGACTTCCCGCCGCCCCTGCCCGCGGCCCACCGGGTGCTCGACGGCTTCGGGCCCGTCGCGTGGCAGCTGCCGCCCACCGACTTCGGCGCGTTCGACCGGGCCACGGCCGAGCTGGAAGCGGAGTACGCCGCGCTCCAGGCCGCGCAGGCCACGGAGGCCGCCACCGACCTGACGGGTGTTCTCCTGCGCCAGCTCCTCGGCGCGTTCCTCATCCGCATCGCACGGATCCCGGGGCCGGACCCGGCCGCAGGCCCGGCAGCCGGCCCCGACGTCCACCTCGCCTTCCGGCGCGAGCTGGAACGATCCTTCGCCGCCACCCGCTCGGTCGAGGACTACGCCGCCCGTCTCGGCTACTCCCCCCGCACCCTCACCCGCGTCTGCCTGGCCGCCACCGGCCGCACCGCCAAGCAGCTCGCCGACGCCCGCGTGGCCCTCCAGGCGCAGCGCCTCCTCGCCCACACCGATCTGCCGGTCGCCGCGATCGGCCGCACCCTCGGCTTCAGCGAGCCGACCAACTTCGGCAAGTTCTTCCTCCGCGAAACCGGCCTCACCCCGGGCGACTTCCGCCGCGCCCAGCGCTGA
- a CDS encoding YybH family protein, translated as MSSPVITDPVQLPKAFEEALNAGDVDAVLALFAPGAAMRTVTGEHITGTEALRAEIGGTVAARGRLTNVQRHTLVGAGTALLVTDWTLEIDTPSGDRIAPTGTTANIARQNTDGHWHFALLNPLGTA; from the coding sequence ATGTCGTCCCCCGTCATCACCGACCCCGTGCAGCTGCCCAAGGCTTTCGAGGAGGCCCTGAACGCCGGCGACGTCGACGCCGTCCTGGCCCTGTTCGCGCCGGGCGCGGCCATGCGCACGGTGACCGGCGAGCACATCACCGGCACCGAGGCGCTGCGCGCGGAGATCGGCGGCACCGTCGCCGCGCGCGGCAGGCTGACGAACGTCCAGCGGCACACCCTCGTCGGCGCGGGCACCGCACTGCTGGTCACCGACTGGACCCTGGAGATCGACACCCCGTCCGGCGACCGGATCGCCCCGACCGGCACCACCGCCAACATCGCCCGCCAGAACACCGACGGCCACTGGCACTTCGCCCTCCTGAACCCCCTCGGCACCGCCTGA